The Candidatus Phaeomarinobacter ectocarpi genome includes a region encoding these proteins:
- a CDS encoding acyl-CoA dehydrogenase family protein — protein MDLSFSKEDNAFREEVRAFIAEAFTDDLRRKMSLTKNGYLDKEDHIMWQKRLHEKGWAATHWPEEHGGPGFTPSQHFIYDSEMSAAGVPLVVPFGIRMVAPVIMKFGSEEQKKKYLPDILATNVWWCQGYSEPGSGSDLASLQMKAEDKGDHYLCNGSKIWTTQAQHADMIFCLVRTKKMEKRQDGISFLLIDMHSPGVKVEPLVTLDGPAEGKQEINQVFFEDVKVPKENLIGEENKGWTYAKYLLEFERGNAYGPGLYRSLGKVKKIAADTKINGETLAEQPHFKAKVNDIETQIRAMEFTELRIFSAMSNGQNPGPESSMLKCRGTELQQAISELALEGIGYYGMPFVEDTFALKNEEVVGPDYAPVTAPYYFSLRKASIYAGSNEIQRNIMAKAVLGL, from the coding sequence ATGGATCTCAGTTTTTCAAAAGAAGACAATGCATTCCGCGAAGAGGTTCGCGCCTTTATCGCAGAAGCGTTCACCGATGACCTTCGTCGCAAGATGTCACTCACCAAGAATGGCTATCTCGACAAGGAAGACCACATCATGTGGCAGAAGCGACTGCACGAGAAAGGCTGGGCTGCGACGCACTGGCCGGAGGAGCATGGCGGCCCGGGTTTCACCCCAAGCCAGCACTTCATCTATGACAGCGAAATGTCAGCTGCCGGCGTGCCGCTGGTAGTACCATTCGGCATCCGCATGGTTGCTCCGGTTATCATGAAGTTCGGCTCCGAAGAGCAGAAAAAGAAATATCTACCGGATATTCTCGCCACCAATGTGTGGTGGTGTCAGGGATATTCTGAGCCGGGCTCCGGGTCTGACCTTGCATCATTGCAAATGAAGGCTGAGGACAAGGGCGATCACTATCTGTGCAACGGCTCCAAGATCTGGACGACTCAGGCACAGCACGCTGACATGATTTTCTGCCTCGTACGCACCAAGAAGATGGAAAAGCGTCAGGACGGCATTTCGTTCCTTCTGATCGACATGCACTCGCCAGGCGTAAAGGTTGAACCTCTGGTCACACTGGATGGTCCTGCTGAAGGCAAGCAGGAAATCAATCAAGTGTTCTTCGAAGACGTGAAGGTCCCCAAAGAGAACCTCATCGGCGAAGAGAACAAAGGCTGGACTTACGCCAAATACCTGCTCGAGTTTGAGCGTGGCAATGCATATGGTCCCGGTCTTTACCGGTCGCTTGGCAAGGTGAAAAAGATCGCTGCCGATACCAAGATCAATGGTGAGACGTTGGCCGAGCAGCCGCACTTCAAAGCCAAGGTCAATGATATCGAGACCCAGATCCGCGCGATGGAATTTACAGAGCTGCGCATCTTCTCAGCGATGTCCAATGGGCAGAACCCGGGTCCTGAATCGTCCATGCTCAAATGCCGCGGCACCGAGCTTCAGCAGGCGATATCCGAGCTGGCTCTCGAAGGCATCGGCTATTACGGCATGCCTTTTGTTGAGGACACTTTTGCGCTCAAGAACGAAGAAGTGGTGGGTCCGGACTACGCGCCGGTCACAGCCCCTTACTACTTCAGTCTGCGGAAGGCTTCGATCTACGCTGGGTCAAACGAAATCCAGCGCAACATCATGGCAAAGGCCGTGTTGGGGCTCTAA
- a CDS encoding putative quinol monooxygenase, whose amino-acid sequence MAAVGIVATLTIQSGKEAEFEEVFKGLREQVLANEPGCEMYDVYKSKADASKYVIMERYKDDAALKAHGESDHFKAAGPKLGAVLGGAPVLDYLDQVA is encoded by the coding sequence ATGGCCGCAGTTGGCATTGTTGCAACACTCACCATCCAGTCTGGCAAGGAAGCTGAATTCGAAGAAGTCTTCAAAGGCCTTCGCGAGCAGGTGCTGGCAAATGAGCCAGGCTGTGAAATGTATGACGTGTACAAGTCCAAAGCAGACGCTTCGAAATATGTGATCATGGAGCGCTACAAGGACGACGCGGCCCTCAAGGCGCACGGTGAGTCAGATCACTTCAAAGCAGCTGGACCCAAGCTTGGCGCGGTTCTGGGCGGCGCGCCGGTGCTTGATTATCTGGACCAGGTTGCTTAG
- a CDS encoding PaaI family thioesterase, with product MDFTPPAGLEGWEKWGSDEPYEDMAGPFFYQRTPQGVVSAFKVEPKHLNGGNAIHGGMLMTFADYALFTIALDELTDTHAVTIALNGEFTAAGPSMGFVYASGEVVRETGSMIFVRGTINADDARTGPTLLNFSGIVKKLKKRS from the coding sequence ATGGATTTTACACCACCGGCAGGCCTTGAAGGCTGGGAAAAGTGGGGCTCAGATGAGCCTTACGAAGATATGGCCGGTCCATTCTTCTACCAGCGCACACCCCAAGGCGTTGTGTCTGCTTTCAAGGTAGAGCCCAAGCACCTGAATGGCGGCAATGCCATCCATGGCGGCATGCTGATGACCTTTGCAGACTATGCCTTGTTCACCATCGCGCTGGATGAGTTGACCGATACACACGCTGTGACAATCGCCCTCAACGGCGAATTCACGGCCGCGGGTCCCTCCATGGGCTTTGTTTATGCATCCGGAGAAGTCGTGCGGGAGACCGGCAGCATGATTTTTGTGCGCGGAACAATAAATGCTGATGATGCCCGAACAGGACCAACACTGCTAAACTTCAGCGGCATCGTGAAGAAATTGAAAAAGCGCAGCTAA
- a CDS encoding ATP-binding protein — MTRWDTFRHALWGKPRTKAELDEAIAGVENYLDVHRWDLLNSVLFAGLLAVAFWSVGLGFEAMIWAVAVMIAEIAFSVVRLKLSRTRTSVRNVHRRTSILQLASLGTLLIWAPGLLFGMGTNDPMCTTLVLLAWAGSLMVVTNQNGAIPRIAITSGAVPGLLIVFVPAFYADRPADIALAGLAIVLVMLVARSTIANLRLSRRVFVVQADKDELIGELEIARRAAEADRRRADQANKAKTEFLAMMSHEIRTPMNGMLGMAQMLQRGDLSDEQQIYAQTIVESGDNLLALLNDTLDLSRIEAGRMSLDADEEDPRRIVEGIESLWAPRARDEGLEFKVEVDPSVPARAELDSRKVQQLLTNLVGNAVKFTSSGFVAVKVFAPADGRLRFEVSDSGPGIPPEAQKRIFEKFTQADASTSRSYGGSGLGLTLCQEFAHLMGGTIHVESEVGKGSTFVVEIPCRFFAAYVPTEEAEVHTKTETSLDDALDVADGPLRVLVADDHPINQKLMRAFIERFGYQYEIVENGRQAVDAVAYGNFDVVLMDVQMPVMDGITATAEIRKLPSGRGKIPVLAITANAMAGQRESYLEQGFDGYVSKPLDTALLQAEIRRVTGDDPATEDKTAAHA, encoded by the coding sequence ATGACGCGCTGGGATACATTCCGCCATGCCCTGTGGGGCAAGCCTCGCACCAAGGCTGAACTCGACGAAGCTATTGCCGGCGTCGAGAACTATCTTGATGTGCATAGGTGGGACCTCCTCAACTCAGTTCTTTTTGCAGGCCTGCTGGCTGTCGCATTCTGGTCAGTAGGTCTCGGCTTTGAAGCCATGATCTGGGCCGTCGCTGTGATGATCGCAGAAATTGCTTTTTCTGTTGTTCGGCTGAAGCTCAGCCGCACGCGCACATCAGTCCGCAATGTGCACCGGCGCACCTCGATTTTGCAGCTTGCCTCGCTTGGCACTCTTTTGATCTGGGCACCGGGTCTGCTGTTCGGCATGGGTACGAACGATCCCATGTGCACGACGCTCGTGCTGCTTGCCTGGGCTGGCTCGCTCATGGTTGTCACCAATCAGAACGGTGCAATACCGAGAATTGCAATCACCAGCGGGGCAGTACCCGGCCTATTGATTGTCTTTGTCCCAGCCTTCTATGCAGACCGGCCGGCTGACATTGCGCTCGCGGGCCTTGCCATTGTCCTGGTTATGCTGGTGGCACGCAGCACGATTGCCAATTTGCGTCTGAGCAGGCGCGTCTTTGTTGTGCAGGCGGACAAGGATGAACTTATTGGCGAACTGGAAATTGCGCGTCGGGCTGCCGAAGCTGACAGACGTCGCGCAGACCAGGCAAACAAGGCCAAGACTGAGTTTCTGGCAATGATGAGTCACGAAATCCGTACGCCGATGAATGGCATGCTTGGAATGGCTCAGATGCTTCAGCGCGGCGATCTTTCTGACGAGCAGCAAATCTACGCGCAGACAATAGTGGAATCCGGTGACAACTTGCTGGCTCTTCTCAACGACACGCTCGACCTGTCTCGCATCGAAGCCGGTCGGATGTCCCTTGATGCAGATGAGGAAGACCCTCGACGTATTGTTGAGGGTATTGAATCCCTCTGGGCACCGCGTGCGCGTGATGAGGGACTTGAATTCAAGGTGGAGGTCGATCCATCAGTCCCGGCTCGTGCTGAGTTGGATAGCCGAAAGGTCCAGCAGCTTCTGACGAACCTTGTGGGCAATGCAGTCAAGTTCACGTCGTCCGGCTTCGTTGCTGTGAAGGTCTTTGCGCCAGCTGACGGACGGCTTCGCTTCGAAGTTTCCGATTCTGGTCCAGGTATTCCTCCTGAGGCTCAGAAGCGCATTTTTGAGAAATTCACACAAGCAGATGCCTCCACCTCTCGGAGCTATGGTGGGTCAGGGCTTGGGCTAACCTTGTGCCAGGAGTTTGCTCACCTGATGGGCGGCACCATTCATGTGGAGAGTGAGGTCGGCAAAGGTTCGACATTCGTGGTCGAAATTCCCTGTCGGTTTTTCGCGGCGTACGTTCCGACCGAGGAAGCGGAAGTCCACACCAAAACCGAGACAAGTCTTGACGATGCCCTGGATGTTGCTGACGGGCCGCTGCGTGTGCTTGTCGCCGATGATCACCCCATCAACCAGAAACTCATGCGCGCCTTCATAGAGCGTTTTGGCTATCAGTATGAGATTGTTGAGAACGGGCGTCAGGCCGTTGATGCCGTGGCGTACGGAAACTTCGATGTGGTGCTGATGGACGTCCAGATGCCAGTCATGGATGGCATCACCGCGACTGCGGAAATCCGGAAGTTGCCAAGTGGTAGAGGCAAAATTCCAGTTCTTGCGATTACCGCAAACGCGATGGCGGGGCAACGCGAGTCGTATCTTGAACAAGGCTTTGATGGATATGTGTCGAAGCCGCTTGATACTGCACTGCTGCAGGCTGAAATTCGTCGCGTCACCGGAGACGACCCTGCCACAGAAGACAAAACAGCCGCGCATGCCTAA
- a CDS encoding LLM class flavin-dependent oxidoreductase, with product MHQPLLSILDQSPIRAGGTAAQALGDTIDLAKRCDALGYHRYWVAEHHNTKSFAGSAPEVLIARLAAETTTMRIGSGGVMMPHYSPLKVAETFRLLETLYPGRIDLGLGRAAGAEPRTTAALMPGPKAYPLEVFPQQVQLLTQFLEDSTGLEGEAGGFPEDHPYRGIHAAPMGPGVPDMWLLGSGGDSAMHAAQFGLSYCYAHFINPESPDRAFETYRRHFRPSRTLKAPRASMGVSVMVAETEDEARRICASRNLWVLWMMQGKPGPFPTIEDALSYPYTDEEREIIKGIEARGMTGTPEQVKDQLLTLASEHDVEEFALVTITYDHVHRVRSYELLADAFALAKAA from the coding sequence ATGCACCAGCCCCTGTTATCGATACTCGACCAGTCTCCTATTCGCGCCGGCGGCACTGCTGCCCAGGCGCTGGGTGACACCATCGACCTTGCCAAGCGCTGCGATGCATTGGGGTATCACCGTTACTGGGTGGCTGAGCATCACAACACCAAATCCTTCGCCGGATCAGCTCCGGAAGTCCTCATAGCGCGGCTGGCGGCGGAAACCACAACTATGCGCATCGGGTCTGGTGGCGTGATGATGCCGCACTATTCTCCGCTCAAGGTAGCAGAAACGTTTCGGCTTCTTGAGACGCTCTATCCCGGACGCATTGATCTGGGTCTGGGCAGGGCTGCCGGTGCAGAACCACGCACAACAGCTGCATTGATGCCGGGCCCCAAAGCCTATCCGCTTGAAGTGTTCCCACAGCAGGTACAACTGCTCACCCAGTTCCTTGAAGACTCAACAGGGCTTGAAGGTGAAGCTGGCGGGTTTCCAGAAGATCACCCCTATCGGGGCATTCATGCTGCTCCCATGGGACCCGGCGTCCCGGATATGTGGCTGCTTGGCTCAGGTGGCGACAGCGCCATGCATGCGGCCCAGTTCGGCTTGAGCTATTGCTACGCGCATTTTATCAATCCGGAATCGCCCGACCGTGCGTTTGAGACATATCGCAGACACTTCCGCCCCTCCCGCACGCTAAAAGCCCCGCGCGCCTCCATGGGCGTGTCGGTCATGGTGGCGGAAACAGAAGACGAAGCGCGCCGGATCTGCGCAAGCCGCAATCTTTGGGTGCTGTGGATGATGCAGGGCAAGCCGGGCCCCTTCCCGACAATCGAAGACGCACTTTCCTATCCGTACACGGATGAGGAACGAGAAATCATCAAGGGCATTGAAGCTCGAGGAATGACTGGCACGCCTGAACAGGTCAAGGATCAGCTGCTCACTTTGGCGAGTGAACATGACGTTGAAGAATTCGCTCTTGTGACAATCACCTATGATCATGTCCATCGGGTGCGGTCCTATGAGCTTCTTGCAGATGCGTTTGCTCTTGCAAAAGCCGCTTAG
- a CDS encoding PAS domain-containing protein, with product MPDGKSKSDESTSTPARIKPVDALEQAQTKSALAFWQSNASQGSLPHAHLIDPAVLRELLPNIVLIDVIWPDGTLDDAAVPQDFRYRLIGGHSAETHDANLTGTLVSDLSGFGESYSEVMMGFYRSICAQKAPVAAGGTLAIIGKGYRDFEAIYLPFTETGEHVDRLMAAVVYL from the coding sequence TTGCCAGACGGAAAGTCCAAATCTGATGAATCCACGTCAACCCCGGCGCGTATCAAGCCGGTGGATGCATTGGAGCAGGCCCAAACCAAGAGCGCCCTTGCATTCTGGCAATCGAACGCAAGCCAGGGATCGCTGCCACATGCACATCTGATAGACCCGGCAGTGTTGCGAGAATTGCTGCCAAACATCGTGCTGATTGATGTGATCTGGCCCGATGGCACGCTGGATGACGCAGCGGTACCTCAGGATTTCCGGTATCGGTTGATCGGTGGGCACAGCGCTGAAACCCATGATGCCAATCTGACCGGCACCCTTGTGTCAGACCTCTCCGGCTTCGGCGAAAGCTACTCTGAAGTCATGATGGGCTTCTATCGCAGCATCTGTGCCCAGAAGGCTCCCGTGGCTGCTGGGGGTACCCTGGCCATCATAGGCAAGGGGTATCGAGACTTTGAAGCCATCTATCTTCCCTTTACCGAGACCGGCGAGCATGTGGATCGCCTGATGGCCGCCGTGGTCTATCTTTAG
- a CDS encoding putative quinol monooxygenase, which translates to MALDGTLGGVVRIPVLAGKEKEFEDIFLAMRASVHAHEPGCRMYDLYRNRADDAAGNTQFVVMEQWADQAALDSHREQPHMKEGLPKLAGLVAGAPDSQFFDIVR; encoded by the coding sequence ATGGCTCTCGACGGCACATTGGGCGGCGTGGTGCGCATCCCGGTTCTGGCTGGCAAGGAAAAGGAATTTGAAGACATTTTTCTTGCCATGCGGGCTAGCGTCCACGCCCACGAACCTGGATGCAGGATGTATGACCTGTACCGCAACCGAGCGGATGATGCGGCTGGGAACACTCAATTTGTGGTGATGGAGCAATGGGCTGATCAGGCTGCGCTCGATAGTCACCGCGAGCAGCCTCACATGAAGGAAGGCCTGCCGAAGCTTGCGGGTCTCGTCGCTGGTGCGCCTGACAGCCAGTTTTTTGATATCGTCAGATAA
- a CDS encoding NupC/NupG family nucleoside CNT transporter, translating into MDFLGLQSLFGLLVFVGLAWCLSENRQIFAWKTVLAGLIAQLVIALLFLRVPFAHQAMLSLNGLVDALMAATRAGTSFVFGYIGGGDAPFDVTNPAAGFSLAFQSLPIVLVVSALAALLWHWRILPIVIGALSAVLRRTLNIGGALGLASGANVFMGMVEAPILIRPYLARLSRSELFALMSVGLATVAGTVLVLYASVIGARVDGALGHIIAASFISLPAAIIIARIMVPETTQGTSVGDDVPSLEYRGSMDAVVQGTTSGLQLMLAIAAMLIVAVALVALADITLGVLPDVAGAPLTLERVFGWLFAPIVWAMGIPWSETGNAGSLMGIKTVLNEFLAYLALTNLEPGALSERSQLIMVYALCGFANPGSVGIMIGGLTNLVPERRDEIIGLAGKAFVAGTLATCMTGAVVGVVS; encoded by the coding sequence ATGGATTTTTTGGGGCTGCAGAGCCTTTTTGGCCTGCTGGTGTTTGTTGGGTTGGCGTGGTGCTTGAGTGAGAATCGGCAAATTTTCGCTTGGAAAACCGTCCTGGCAGGCTTGATAGCCCAACTGGTCATCGCCCTTTTGTTTCTACGCGTACCATTTGCCCACCAGGCCATGCTCTCCCTGAACGGGCTTGTCGATGCCTTAATGGCGGCCACACGCGCTGGAACATCTTTTGTCTTTGGATATATCGGCGGGGGGGATGCCCCCTTTGATGTGACCAACCCGGCCGCTGGCTTCAGCTTGGCATTTCAGTCCCTTCCCATTGTTCTGGTGGTCTCTGCATTGGCGGCCCTGCTGTGGCACTGGCGCATCTTGCCGATAGTCATTGGCGCGCTTTCGGCGGTCCTGCGTCGTACATTAAATATCGGTGGTGCGCTGGGGCTGGCATCTGGCGCAAACGTTTTCATGGGCATGGTCGAGGCGCCCATCCTCATCCGGCCTTATCTGGCACGCCTTTCGCGCTCGGAGCTATTCGCATTGATGTCGGTCGGGCTCGCGACGGTGGCCGGCACGGTACTGGTCCTTTATGCCAGCGTTATCGGCGCGCGGGTTGACGGCGCGCTTGGCCATATCATTGCAGCGTCATTCATCTCACTACCTGCCGCCATCATCATCGCGCGCATCATGGTTCCTGAGACGACGCAGGGCACATCTGTAGGCGATGATGTGCCGAGCCTTGAGTACCGCGGCAGCATGGATGCTGTCGTGCAGGGAACAACCAGCGGACTGCAATTGATGCTCGCTATCGCGGCAATGCTCATCGTGGCTGTAGCGCTGGTGGCACTTGCGGACATTACACTTGGGGTTCTGCCGGATGTCGCTGGCGCACCTTTGACTCTGGAACGTGTGTTCGGCTGGCTGTTTGCCCCCATCGTCTGGGCCATGGGCATCCCATGGAGTGAAACTGGCAATGCCGGGTCCCTGATGGGCATCAAAACGGTGCTGAATGAGTTTCTTGCCTATCTCGCGCTTACCAACCTGGAACCGGGCGCTCTGTCTGAGCGCTCTCAGCTCATCATGGTCTATGCGCTGTGTGGGTTTGCAAATCCCGGCTCAGTTGGAATCATGATTGGCGGGTTGACCAATCTGGTTCCTGAACGCCGCGATGAAATCATCGGCCTTGCTGGCAAAGCATTTGTTGCCGGGACACTGGCAACATGCATGACCGGCGCTGTGGTTGGTGTCGTGTCCTAA
- a CDS encoding SDR family NAD(P)-dependent oxidoreductase — translation MTISFEGKVAIVTGAGGGLGRCHALELARRGAKVVVNDLGGSVDGSGGSSEAADKVVEEIKALGAEAISNGSSVTDDAGVANLVKQTMDAFGRIDILINNAGILRDKSFAKMDQKDWDLVVDVHLAGSAKATKAVWPIMKEQQYGRIMMTSSSSGLYGNFGQANYGAAKLGLAGLMNTLKIEGQKDNIKVNTLAPVAFTRMTENLMPPEAEAMLKPEFVSPGVMILVSDDAPTGTILCAGAGVFAAAQVVEADGVYVGRDNLTAEKVLENWDQITDFSNSKPFFMGGEQTGKFFEKASGK, via the coding sequence ATGACTATTTCGTTCGAAGGTAAGGTTGCAATCGTAACCGGTGCAGGCGGTGGCCTTGGCCGGTGTCACGCTCTTGAGCTCGCCCGTCGCGGTGCCAAGGTCGTGGTCAACGATCTTGGTGGGTCAGTGGATGGCTCAGGCGGATCATCTGAAGCGGCTGACAAGGTTGTGGAAGAAATCAAAGCCCTTGGTGCTGAAGCTATTTCCAATGGCTCAAGCGTCACTGACGACGCCGGTGTAGCAAACCTCGTCAAGCAGACGATGGACGCATTCGGACGCATCGACATTCTCATCAACAATGCCGGCATCCTGCGCGACAAAAGCTTCGCGAAGATGGACCAGAAAGACTGGGATCTGGTTGTTGATGTGCACCTTGCAGGTTCTGCCAAGGCAACCAAGGCTGTCTGGCCCATCATGAAAGAGCAGCAGTATGGCCGCATCATGATGACGTCTTCGTCCTCAGGTCTTTACGGCAACTTTGGCCAGGCCAACTACGGCGCTGCCAAGCTTGGGCTTGCTGGCCTAATGAACACGCTCAAGATTGAAGGCCAGAAGGACAACATCAAGGTCAACACGCTGGCACCTGTTGCCTTTACGCGTATGACCGAAAACCTGATGCCACCCGAAGCAGAAGCCATGCTGAAGCCGGAATTCGTATCTCCCGGTGTGATGATCCTCGTCAGCGACGATGCACCAACAGGTACCATCCTGTGCGCAGGTGCCGGCGTCTTCGCAGCCGCCCAGGTTGTGGAAGCCGATGGCGTTTATGTAGGCCGTGATAACCTGACAGCTGAGAAGGTTCTGGAAAACTGGGATCAGATCACCGACTTCTCGAACTCCAAGCCCTTCTTCATGGGTGGCGAGCAGACGGGCAAGTTCTTTGAAAAGGCCTCCGGCAAGTAA